From Alphaproteobacteria bacterium, the proteins below share one genomic window:
- a CDS encoding carbohydrate ABC transporter permease, whose product MKPLRRILFNIFAWTIVFVVAFPLLWTIVTSLKPQTELFRIPPSLWPGEVTFEHYRKLLLETKFLAYFANSVIVAVATTAVVVIVGVIGAHSLVRFSYPGRERLAQLVLFTYLLPSVVLIIPLYLMLVEMGVANTLFSLTIAYTTFALPFALWLLRSFMAGIPPDLEAAAMVDGASRMGAFVDVILPQALPGIISTAVFTFILAWNEYLFALVLVNQDTARTLTTGVITMLVTSFHIEWSMLMAASAMMSVPVIVVFAFLQKHLTRGFGAGGVKG is encoded by the coding sequence ATGAAGCCGTTGCGCCGCATCCTGTTCAACATCTTCGCCTGGACGATCGTGTTCGTCGTCGCCTTCCCGCTGCTGTGGACGATCGTCACGTCGCTGAAGCCGCAGACCGAGCTGTTCCGCATCCCGCCCAGCCTGTGGCCCGGCGAGGTGACCTTCGAGCACTATCGCAAGCTGCTGCTCGAGACCAAGTTCCTCGCCTACTTCGCCAACTCGGTGATCGTCGCCGTCGCCACGACGGCGGTGGTGGTGATCGTCGGCGTGATCGGCGCGCACAGCCTGGTGCGCTTCTCCTACCCCGGGCGCGAGCGGCTGGCGCAGCTCGTGCTGTTCACCTACCTGCTGCCCTCCGTGGTGCTGATCATCCCGCTCTACCTGATGCTGGTCGAGATGGGTGTCGCCAACACGCTGTTCAGCCTGACCATCGCCTACACCACCTTCGCGCTGCCCTTCGCGCTGTGGCTGCTGCGCTCCTTCATGGCCGGCATCCCGCCGGATCTCGAGGCCGCCGCCATGGTCGATGGCGCTTCGCGCATGGGCGCCTTCGTCGACGTGATCCTGCCGCAGGCGCTGCCAGGCATCATCTCGACCGCGGTCTTCACCTTCATCCTGGCCTGGAACGAGTACCTCTTCGCCCTGGTCCTGGTGAACCAGGACACCGCACGCACGCTGACCACCGGCGTGATCACCATGCTGGTGACCTCGTTCCACATCGAGTGGTCCATGCTGATGGCCGCCTCGGCGATGATGAGCGTGCCGGTCATCGTCGTCTTCGCCTTCCTCCAGAAGCATCTGACCCGCGGCTTCGGCGCGGGCGGCGTCAAGGGTTGA
- a CDS encoding ABC transporter ATP-binding protein produces MAAITFERVHKAFGAVVALEELDLTIGDGEFVSLLGPSGCGKTTTLRMLAGLEQPTRGSISVGERVVNDLPPGQRDLAMVFQSYALYPHMSVAQNIEYPLRKRGVPRAERQEMVRRTAAQLQLESMLDRKPRQLSGGQQQRVALGRALVRDPAAFLLDEPLSNLDAKLRAHMRAELIELHQRIGKTMVYVTHDQLEAMTMSDRIAVLDQGRLRQYDTPMEIYNRPNSLFVAGFIGTPSMNFIRGRLRQDAGGLVFEAGRLTLQLAPHLVREGVTGDVTMGVRPEDVSLSADGLTAAVKVVEPTGHESIVFFDVAEHAVIARVGPDVQLKPGEAVRLSFSTAKLHFFDGKDGRRLNADRPA; encoded by the coding sequence ATGGCCGCGATCACCTTCGAGCGCGTGCACAAGGCCTTCGGGGCCGTGGTCGCGCTGGAGGAACTCGACCTCACCATCGGCGACGGCGAGTTTGTCAGCCTGCTGGGCCCGTCGGGCTGCGGCAAGACGACGACGCTTCGCATGCTCGCCGGGCTCGAGCAGCCGACGCGCGGCTCGATCAGCGTTGGCGAGCGCGTGGTCAACGACCTGCCGCCCGGCCAGCGCGACCTCGCCATGGTTTTCCAGTCCTACGCGCTCTATCCGCACATGTCGGTGGCGCAGAACATCGAGTACCCCTTGAGGAAGCGCGGCGTGCCCCGGGCCGAGCGCCAGGAGATGGTCAGGCGCACGGCAGCGCAGCTGCAGCTCGAGTCGATGCTCGATCGCAAACCGCGCCAGCTCTCCGGCGGCCAGCAGCAGCGCGTGGCGTTGGGCCGCGCCCTCGTGCGCGACCCCGCCGCCTTCCTGCTCGACGAGCCGCTGTCCAACCTCGACGCCAAGCTGCGTGCCCACATGCGCGCCGAGCTGATCGAGCTGCACCAGCGCATCGGCAAGACCATGGTCTATGTCACGCACGACCAGCTCGAGGCGATGACCATGTCCGACCGCATCGCCGTGCTCGACCAGGGAAGGCTGCGGCAGTACGACACGCCGATGGAGATCTACAACAGGCCCAACAGCCTGTTCGTTGCCGGCTTCATCGGCACGCCCTCCATGAACTTCATCAGGGGCCGCCTGCGCCAGGACGCCGGCGGCCTGGTATTCGAGGCCGGCCGGCTGACGCTGCAGCTGGCGCCCCATCTGGTGCGCGAAGGCGTGACGGGCGACGTCACGATGGGCGTCCGGCCCGAGGACGTGAGCCTGTCCGCCGACGGCCTGACCGCGGCGGTGAAGGTGGTCGAGCCGACCGGCCACGAGAGCATCGTGTTCTTCGACGTGGCGGAGCACGCGGTGATCGCCCGTGTCGGGCCCGACGTCCAGCTCAAGCCCGGCGAGGCCGTCCGGCTGAGCTTCAGCACGGCCAAGCTGCATTTCTTCGATGGCAAGGACGGGCGACGGCTGAATGCCGATCGCCCCGCGTAG
- a CDS encoding dihydrodipicolinate synthase family protein, which produces MDRNSVKWWGPIPAIVTPFDDKGAIDEHLLQQNIDILMSKGATGVVIGGCTGEFWAMSMEERRALFRMGVKAMAGRGFVIAGTGAVRIEDAIALTRAAHDAGCDGGLVLPPYFVKLTDDEIFAHYEALSRAVEGPVMLYNIPGNAVNALSPALVLRLADLDRVVGVKESSGDWNNYYATAIAVQDRLRVFCGPSSVFGVPAVQAGADGVIDCFPNMWAPGCLDLFYAARDGRLEEARRLQAMGVRLTSLFTSGGRTLYPATKAAMDMLGLPGGRLRPPLQPLAGEPLAGLRRGLIELGLLSGDSTQRTAA; this is translated from the coding sequence ATGGACCGCAACTCAGTGAAATGGTGGGGCCCGATCCCCGCGATCGTCACGCCGTTCGACGACAAGGGCGCTATCGACGAGCACCTGCTGCAGCAGAACATCGACATCCTGATGTCCAAGGGCGCCACCGGCGTGGTGATCGGCGGCTGCACCGGCGAGTTCTGGGCGATGTCGATGGAGGAGCGCCGCGCGCTCTTCAGGATGGGCGTCAAAGCGATGGCCGGCCGCGGCTTCGTCATCGCCGGCACCGGCGCGGTGCGCATCGAGGACGCCATCGCGCTCACCCGCGCCGCGCACGATGCGGGCTGCGACGGCGGGCTGGTGCTGCCGCCCTACTTCGTGAAGCTCACCGACGACGAGATCTTCGCCCACTACGAGGCGCTGTCGCGCGCCGTCGAGGGGCCGGTGATGCTCTACAACATCCCCGGCAACGCGGTGAACGCGCTCAGCCCGGCGCTGGTGCTCCGCCTGGCCGATCTCGATCGCGTCGTCGGCGTCAAGGAGAGCTCGGGCGACTGGAACAACTACTACGCCACGGCGATCGCCGTGCAGGATCGCCTGCGCGTGTTCTGCGGCCCCTCTTCGGTGTTCGGCGTGCCGGCGGTGCAGGCCGGCGCCGACGGCGTCATCGACTGCTTCCCCAACATGTGGGCGCCCGGCTGCCTCGACCTGTTCTACGCCGCGCGCGACGGCCGCCTCGAGGAGGCACGCCGCCTGCAGGCGATGGGCGTGCGGCTGACCAGCCTGTTCACGTCGGGCGGCCGCACGCTCTACCCCGCCACCAAGGCGGCGATGGACATGCTTGGCCTGCCCGGCGGCAGGCTGCGTCCGCCGCTGCAGCCGCTCGCCGGCGAGCCGCTGGCCGGCCTGCGCCGCGGCCTGATCGAGCTCGGATTGTTGTCCGGCGATTCCACCCAGCGCACCGCTGCCTAG
- a CDS encoding diaminopimelate decarboxylase → MPVQLTPRQYKVNYGEFYGVGPNGNLWVEDCDVKDLADKFGTPLFIISESQFRFTYRQFRDAFRAQYPDVEILFANKSSNGLAIRHIMNQEGAGGDCFGVNEMYLALLAGTNPKTLVLNGSNKQTEELEMAIQNGLCINIDAMDELDRIDAICKRLGKEADIGIRLKLDLEPLQNLRGVAMHGPGTLKEQSDSTKWGMSREQTVAIIKRAQSMPHIKLKETHFHLSRMSNDPTSFAVMAREMITWSGYIRDNTGWTPPTIDIGGGWTFGKWYGTGPRGQLDDDKAPKATDYARLCCEAIKDEAKKLGLPLPKLRLEPGRALSGPAGLAIGQVGAVKQGQRKKWVNMDLSTNHLSWAAVLDWYYHAVPVVGADREASELVDLVGPLCNSDEVGAHRRMAPLQRGDYVGFLDAGGYTESCAARYNAQLLPATILVSGDRAEVITEREQLKDIAGRFRVPPRLLAGSFAPTAMAAE, encoded by the coding sequence ATGCCCGTGCAGCTCACGCCCCGCCAGTACAAGGTCAACTACGGCGAGTTCTACGGTGTCGGTCCCAACGGCAACCTCTGGGTCGAGGATTGCGACGTCAAGGATCTCGCCGACAAGTTCGGCACGCCGCTGTTCATCATCTCCGAATCGCAGTTCCGCTTCACCTACCGGCAGTTCCGCGACGCCTTCCGCGCGCAGTATCCCGACGTCGAGATCCTGTTCGCCAACAAGTCGAGCAACGGTCTCGCCATCCGCCACATCATGAACCAGGAAGGCGCCGGCGGTGACTGCTTCGGCGTCAACGAGATGTACCTGGCGCTGCTCGCCGGCACCAATCCCAAGACCCTGGTGCTCAACGGCTCGAACAAGCAGACCGAAGAGCTGGAGATGGCGATCCAGAACGGGCTGTGCATCAACATCGACGCCATGGACGAGCTCGACCGCATCGACGCGATCTGCAAGCGGCTGGGCAAGGAGGCCGATATCGGCATCCGCCTGAAGCTCGACCTCGAGCCGCTGCAGAATCTTCGCGGCGTGGCCATGCATGGGCCGGGCACGCTGAAGGAGCAGAGCGACAGTACCAAATGGGGAATGTCGCGCGAGCAGACCGTGGCGATCATCAAGCGCGCCCAGTCGATGCCGCACATCAAGCTGAAGGAAACCCACTTTCATCTCAGCCGCATGTCGAACGACCCCACGAGCTTCGCCGTGATGGCGCGCGAGATGATCACCTGGTCGGGCTACATCCGCGACAATACCGGCTGGACGCCGCCGACCATCGACATCGGCGGCGGCTGGACCTTCGGCAAATGGTACGGCACCGGCCCGCGCGGCCAGCTCGACGACGACAAGGCGCCGAAGGCCACCGACTACGCCCGCCTGTGCTGCGAGGCGATCAAGGACGAGGCCAAGAAGCTCGGTCTGCCGCTGCCCAAGCTCAGGCTCGAGCCCGGCCGCGCGCTCTCCGGCCCGGCGGGCCTCGCCATCGGCCAGGTCGGCGCGGTCAAGCAGGGCCAGCGCAAGAAATGGGTCAACATGGATCTCAGCACCAACCACCTGTCCTGGGCCGCCGTGCTCGACTGGTACTACCACGCCGTGCCGGTGGTCGGCGCCGATCGCGAGGCCAGCGAACTGGTCGATCTCGTGGGCCCGCTGTGCAATTCCGACGAGGTCGGCGCGCATCGCAGGATGGCCCCGCTGCAGCGCGGCGACTATGTCGGCTTCCTCGACGCCGGTGGCTACACCGAATCCTGCGCCGCGCGCTACAACGCGCAGCTGCTGCCGGCCACCATCCTGGTCAGTGGCGACAGGGCCGAGGTGATCACCGAGCGCGAGCAGCTCAAGGACATCGCCGGACGCTTCCGCGTGCCGCCGCGCCTGCTGGCCGGCTCCTTCGCGCCCACGGCGATGGCGGCGGAGTAG
- a CDS encoding SDR family oxidoreductase: MDLGLRGRKAIVCAASRGLGRATAFSLAREGVDLTLIARTPEALEQTAAALRQAHGVRVTAVAGDINTDAGREAVLAACPDPDILVNNPGVRQVPGDFRAWPKAEWLRWLDMHFLSSVQLIQSVVPGMCERRFGRIVNMSVSFIKFPQIGFAHSHAARLALSGAVASMVRELIPHNVTINTVCPGLFDTDALHTNLHGHARRGNTTYEAIVADRLKTCPAGRFADPGECGDLIAYICSAQAGFMTGQNIVNDGGVYQGLF, from the coding sequence GTGGATCTCGGACTCCGCGGCCGCAAGGCCATCGTCTGCGCCGCCAGTCGCGGCCTGGGACGCGCCACCGCCTTCTCGCTGGCGCGCGAGGGCGTCGACCTGACCCTGATCGCGCGCACGCCGGAGGCGCTGGAGCAGACCGCCGCGGCACTGCGCCAGGCGCACGGCGTGCGCGTCACCGCGGTGGCCGGCGACATCAACACCGATGCCGGGCGCGAGGCGGTGCTGGCCGCGTGCCCGGATCCCGACATCCTGGTGAACAATCCCGGCGTGCGCCAGGTGCCGGGCGACTTCAGGGCCTGGCCGAAGGCGGAATGGCTGCGCTGGCTCGACATGCACTTCCTGTCGTCGGTGCAGCTGATCCAGAGCGTCGTGCCGGGTATGTGCGAGCGGCGCTTCGGGCGCATCGTCAACATGTCAGTGAGCTTCATCAAGTTCCCGCAAATCGGTTTCGCGCACAGCCACGCCGCGCGGCTGGCGCTGTCGGGCGCGGTGGCCTCGATGGTGCGCGAGCTGATCCCGCACAACGTCACCATCAACACGGTGTGCCCCGGCCTGTTCGACACCGATGCGCTGCACACCAACCTGCATGGCCATGCCCGGCGCGGCAACACGACCTACGAAGCCATCGTCGCCGACCGGCTGAAGACCTGCCCGGCCGGACGCTTCGCCGACCCCGGCGAGTGCGGCGATCTGATCGCCTATATCTGCAGCGCCCAGGCCGGCTTCATGACCGGCCAGAACATCGTCAACGACGGCGGCGTGTATCAGGGTCTGTTCTGA
- a CDS encoding SDR family NAD(P)-dependent oxidoreductase: MSDELLQPAGRVIAISGASRGIGAAIARRLHADGFTLSLGARDPNAAREALGTHDEARVMVARFEATDAASAQQWIDATLARFGRLDGLINNAGILRMVRFDEGDEAALTEMWNVNVMAPFRLLRLALPHLRKAGHGRVVNIASTDAKRFRDATSSIGYVMTKHAVLALSHAAKFAGWDDGVRVTALCPGAVETGLIAGLAGATPTAGRLKPETIAHTVSFLLSLPDTASVAELPMNTRLESTL; encoded by the coding sequence ATGAGCGACGAGCTGCTGCAGCCCGCCGGCCGCGTGATCGCCATCTCGGGCGCCTCGCGCGGCATCGGCGCGGCGATCGCCCGCCGGCTTCACGCCGACGGCTTCACCCTGTCGCTGGGCGCGCGCGATCCGAACGCGGCGCGCGAGGCGCTGGGCACGCACGACGAGGCGCGGGTGATGGTGGCGCGCTTCGAGGCCACCGACGCCGCCTCGGCACAGCAATGGATCGACGCGACGCTGGCGCGCTTCGGCCGCCTCGACGGGCTGATCAACAACGCCGGCATCCTGCGCATGGTGCGCTTCGACGAGGGCGACGAGGCGGCCCTGACCGAGATGTGGAACGTCAACGTCATGGCGCCCTTCCGCCTGCTGCGGCTGGCGCTGCCGCACCTGCGCAAGGCCGGCCACGGCCGCGTCGTCAACATCGCCTCGACCGACGCCAAGCGCTTCCGCGACGCGACCTCCTCGATCGGCTACGTCATGACCAAGCACGCCGTGCTGGCGCTGAGCCACGCCGCGAAATTCGCGGGCTGGGACGACGGCGTGCGCGTCACCGCGCTCTGCCCCGGCGCGGTCGAGACCGGGCTGATCGCCGGCCTCGCCGGCGCGACACCGACGGCCGGGCGCCTGAAGCCCGAGACCATCGCCCACACTGTCAGCTTCCTGCTGTCGCTGCCCGACACGGCATCGGTCGCCGAACTGCCGATGAATACCCGGCTGGAATCGACTTTGTAG
- a CDS encoding enoyl-CoA hydratase/isomerase family protein → MSESFVHIEKGLGTAGRIAVVRFDRGGAVNALSPEAMRQLRRAAESFEDDLDTSVVILTGTAKSFCAGFDLKDGEGALRAAAGIGARRHQQRIGPRMCRAWHEMDQVTIAAIEGHCIGGGVALAVALDFRFCGRSTHFRAPEVELGMNMSWGTIPRMVQLCGPSRTKQAVILASDRITSAEAHEWGLVEGVCDDGKALDRALAFAERIAMQPPIPVRMTKQTVNRVAGALDDLASHMDHDQFTLTALTEDNREGVAAFLEKRKPSFKGR, encoded by the coding sequence ATGAGCGAATCGTTCGTCCACATCGAGAAGGGGCTGGGCACCGCCGGCCGTATCGCTGTCGTGCGCTTCGACCGCGGCGGCGCCGTCAACGCGCTGTCGCCGGAGGCGATGCGCCAGCTGCGTCGCGCCGCCGAATCCTTCGAGGACGATCTCGACACCTCGGTCGTGATCCTCACCGGTACGGCGAAGTCGTTCTGCGCCGGCTTCGATCTGAAGGACGGCGAGGGCGCGCTGCGCGCCGCCGCAGGCATCGGCGCACGCCGCCACCAGCAGCGCATCGGCCCGCGCATGTGCCGCGCCTGGCACGAGATGGACCAGGTGACCATCGCCGCCATCGAGGGCCATTGCATCGGCGGCGGCGTGGCGCTGGCGGTGGCGCTCGACTTCCGCTTCTGCGGTCGCTCCACGCATTTCCGCGCGCCCGAGGTCGAGCTGGGCATGAACATGAGCTGGGGCACGATCCCGCGCATGGTTCAGCTCTGCGGTCCCTCGCGCACCAAGCAGGCAGTGATCCTCGCCAGCGACCGCATCACCTCCGCCGAAGCGCATGAATGGGGGCTGGTCGAGGGCGTGTGCGACGACGGCAAGGCGCTCGATCGGGCGCTGGCCTTCGCCGAGCGCATCGCCATGCAGCCGCCGATTCCCGTGCGCATGACCAAGCAGACGGTGAATCGCGTCGCCGGCGCCCTCGACGACCTGGCGAGTCACATGGATCACGACCAGTTCACATTGACCGCGCTCACCGAGGACAACCGCGAGGGCGTCGCCGCCTTCCTCGAGAAGCGCAAGCCGAGCTTCAAGGGGCGGTAA
- a CDS encoding DUF1289 domain-containing protein, which translates to MTLAVRKRIVSPCIAICTIDAASGLCRGCKRTAAEVGRWISMSEEERERVIAELPSRPDPAPIVN; encoded by the coding sequence ATGACACTCGCCGTCCGCAAGCGGATCGTCTCGCCCTGCATCGCGATCTGCACCATCGACGCCGCCTCGGGCCTGTGCCGCGGCTGCAAGCGCACCGCCGCCGAGGTCGGGCGCTGGATCTCGATGAGCGAGGAGGAGCGCGAGCGCGTGATCGCCGAGCTGCCGAGCCGGCCCGATCCGGCGCCGATCGTGAACTGA
- the phaR gene encoding polyhydroxyalkanoate synthesis repressor PhaR produces the protein MATQPESGPGAKPAPVVIKKYANRRLYNTSTSMYVTLDHLSQMVKEKTEFVVYDAKTGEDITRSVLTQIIFEEESKSGQNLLPISFLRQLIAFYGDNLQGLVPQYLDMSMQAFARNQEQMRQAMQNAFGFKPFSGLEDAARQNMAMFQQAMKLMNPFMAGMTGAGVTPPDSAPAAAPDDSAPPVAPVAPPPPPSDPAASGQGLEELRRKLEELQAQLSALSTKREG, from the coding sequence ATGGCGACGCAACCCGAGTCCGGACCCGGCGCGAAACCCGCGCCGGTGGTGATCAAGAAGTACGCCAACCGCCGGCTCTACAACACGTCCACCTCGATGTACGTCACCCTCGACCATCTCTCGCAGATGGTGAAGGAGAAGACCGAGTTCGTGGTCTACGACGCCAAGACCGGCGAGGACATCACCCGCTCGGTGCTGACCCAGATCATCTTCGAGGAGGAGAGCAAGAGCGGCCAGAACCTGCTGCCGATCTCCTTCCTGCGCCAGCTGATCGCGTTCTACGGCGACAACCTGCAGGGGCTGGTGCCGCAATATCTCGACATGTCGATGCAGGCCTTCGCGCGCAACCAGGAGCAGATGCGCCAGGCGATGCAGAACGCCTTCGGCTTCAAGCCGTTCAGCGGGCTGGAGGATGCCGCGCGCCAGAACATGGCGATGTTCCAGCAAGCAATGAAGCTGATGAACCCATTCATGGCCGGCATGACCGGCGCCGGCGTCACGCCGCCGGATTCGGCACCCGCCGCCGCGCCCGACGATTCGGCACCGCCCGTGGCGCCGGTGGCACCGCCGCCGCCGCCATCCGACCCGGCGGCCAGCGGCCAGGGCCTCGAGGAGCTGCGCCGCAAGCTCGAGGAGCTGCAGGCCCAGCTCAGCGCGCTCAGCACCAAGCGCGAAGGCTGA
- a CDS encoding glycosyltransferase family 39 protein, giving the protein MLAAIALRLVAFPAGHAPPESDEVGYLGDGLLLLEGITPAYKFVPAGVLTWFTAMIGGIDAAWRLIAGGAAFAAVPGMLKPIAALEATLFAHYADLSSLRLVTVGAIVVLSCVTALLAARRALVAGALAASFPMFVEMSTEARPYAIAWSLALLALLVAQREGRGRVVGAGILVGLAVGTRIDMVMVGPLVLLLQWRAAGGRPPWRDFALTILVAALAFVVIAPWYLTHLLGNLRYIISVRMLDPRPPPGAPPIWLTFWQEGLMLPAMAALAGLAAAAWYRRWPEALAGAWLLLLAVMALKPSPFGLRHDGALVVATVGLMPIALHALGELVSQNRRAVAMLAIGLAVVAPAFAIGASDAWYLRRAHAPDQAVAWIERNVPPGTRIYITDRIDVPLPTPEAADRIWALVARPDAWRDKLRLGLDRFGLGGGPVPRALSEEHIHQERGAHRRFYILGASISPSRPRYDLHVVSDGGRFDVPLAEAARRICAEGGVLLHHGEPIAGLPAPAASWQHAPGGSVTRIHVVTQPGSCRPG; this is encoded by the coding sequence GTGCTCGCGGCCATCGCGCTGCGGCTCGTCGCCTTCCCCGCCGGCCACGCCCCGCCGGAGTCGGACGAGGTCGGCTATCTCGGCGACGGGCTGCTGCTGCTCGAAGGCATCACGCCGGCCTACAAGTTCGTGCCGGCGGGCGTGCTGACGTGGTTCACCGCGATGATCGGCGGCATCGACGCGGCGTGGCGGCTGATCGCCGGCGGGGCGGCGTTCGCCGCCGTGCCCGGCATGCTCAAGCCGATCGCCGCGCTCGAGGCCACGCTCTTCGCCCACTACGCCGACCTGTCGTCGCTGCGCCTCGTCACCGTCGGCGCGATCGTCGTGCTGAGCTGCGTCACTGCGCTGCTCGCCGCGCGACGGGCGCTGGTTGCCGGCGCGCTCGCGGCCAGCTTCCCGATGTTCGTCGAGATGTCGACCGAGGCGCGACCCTACGCCATCGCCTGGTCGCTGGCGTTGCTGGCCCTGCTGGTGGCGCAGCGCGAGGGTCGCGGGCGCGTCGTCGGCGCCGGCATCCTGGTCGGGCTCGCCGTCGGCACCCGCATCGACATGGTGATGGTGGGTCCCCTGGTCCTGCTGCTGCAATGGCGCGCAGCCGGCGGCCGCCCGCCGTGGCGCGACTTCGCCCTCACCATCCTCGTCGCCGCGCTCGCCTTCGTCGTGATCGCCCCGTGGTACCTCACCCATCTGCTGGGCAACCTGCGCTACATCATCTCGGTGCGCATGCTCGACCCGCGGCCGCCTCCCGGCGCGCCGCCGATCTGGCTCACGTTCTGGCAGGAGGGCCTGATGCTGCCGGCGATGGCGGCGCTGGCCGGCCTGGCAGCGGCCGCGTGGTACCGCCGCTGGCCGGAGGCGCTTGCCGGAGCCTGGCTGCTGCTGCTCGCCGTGATGGCGCTGAAGCCCTCCCCTTTCGGCCTGCGCCATGACGGCGCGCTGGTGGTCGCCACCGTGGGCCTGATGCCGATCGCGCTGCATGCGCTCGGCGAGCTCGTATCGCAGAACCGCCGCGCCGTCGCCATGCTGGCGATCGGCCTCGCCGTCGTCGCGCCCGCGTTCGCGATCGGCGCCAGCGACGCGTGGTATTTGCGGCGTGCGCACGCGCCCGACCAGGCCGTGGCCTGGATCGAACGCAACGTGCCGCCCGGCACCAGGATCTACATCACGGATCGCATCGACGTGCCGCTGCCCACGCCCGAGGCGGCGGATCGGATCTGGGCTCTGGTGGCGCGACCCGACGCCTGGCGCGACAAGCTGCGGCTGGGCCTCGATCGCTTCGGCCTGGGCGGCGGGCCGGTTCCGCGCGCGCTGAGCGAGGAGCACATCCACCAGGAGCGTGGTGCGCATCGCAGATTCTACATCCTGGGCGCGTCCATCAGCCCGTCGCGGCCGCGCTATGACCTCCATGTCGTCTCCGACGGCGGCCGCTTCGACGTGCCGCTCGCCGAGGCGGCGCGCCGGATTTGTGCCGAGGGCGGCGTGCTGCTGCACCACGGCGAGCCGATCGCGGGCCTGCCAGCCCCTGCCGCGAGCTGGCAGCATGCCCCGGGCGGCTCGGTCACCCGCATCCATGTCGTGACCCAGCCGGGCTCCTGCCGTCCCGGTTGA
- a CDS encoding class I SAM-dependent methyltransferase produces the protein MTTPTTARTSLGGASAAQDFWLDNLSGADAYTRWILDEARPYLGRRVLEVGCGTGTYTVPLARAGHELVSVDIDPAYAAAAAQATRGMAAVTVRHADATDPAVDLGEAFDSVILLDVLEHIEHDVALLSRLRARLKPGGRIVLKVPAMKALHSPMDEAIGHWRRYDRASLAATLREAGFEAERLWPFNAFAVPGWWLNGRVLKRTTPPAEQVRLFNRLIPLLRPLDKALRHVMGLSLFAVGRAPLKG, from the coding sequence ATGACGACACCGACGACGGCACGGACGAGCCTGGGCGGCGCCTCGGCGGCGCAGGATTTCTGGCTCGACAACCTCTCGGGCGCCGACGCCTACACGCGCTGGATCCTCGACGAGGCGCGCCCGTATCTCGGCCGGCGCGTGCTCGAGGTCGGCTGCGGCACCGGCACCTACACCGTGCCGCTGGCCCGCGCCGGGCACGAGCTGGTGTCGGTCGACATCGACCCGGCCTATGCCGCGGCGGCGGCGCAGGCGACCAGGGGCATGGCGGCGGTCACCGTGCGGCATGCCGATGCCACCGATCCCGCGGTCGATCTCGGCGAGGCCTTCGACAGCGTGATCCTGCTCGACGTGCTGGAGCATATCGAGCACGACGTGGCGCTGCTGTCGCGGTTGCGCGCGCGGCTCAAGCCCGGCGGCCGCATCGTGCTGAAGGTGCCGGCGATGAAGGCGCTGCATTCGCCGATGGACGAGGCCATCGGCCACTGGCGGCGCTACGACCGCGCCTCGCTCGCTGCGACGCTGCGCGAGGCCGGCTTCGAGGCCGAGCGCCTGTGGCCGTTCAACGCCTTCGCCGTGCCGGGCTGGTGGCTCAACGGCCGCGTGCTGAAGCGCACCACGCCGCCGGCCGAGCAGGTCAGGCTGTTCAACCGCCTGATCCCGCTGTTGCGCCCGCTCGACAAGGCGCTGCGCCACGTCATGGGCCTGTCGCTCTTCGCCGTCGGGCGCGCGCCGCTAAAGGGATGA